From Actinomyces procaprae:
GGCCGACGTGATGCGCCACTGGCTACGCCGCGGCGCCATGGCCTGGCGCCTGGATGCCGCCTACGCCGTCCCCCCGGAGTTCTGGGCGCGGGTGCTGCCGCAGGTGCGCGAGGAGTTCCCCGAGGCCTGGTTCATGGGGGAGGTGATCCACGGCGACTATGCGGACATCGTGACCCGTTCCGGCATGGACTCGGTGACCCAGTACGAGCTGTGGAAGGCGATCTGGAGCTCACTGCTGGATGAGAACTTCTTCGAGCTCGACTGGTGCCTCAAGCGGCACAACGAGCTACTGCCGACCTTCACGCCCATGACCTTCATCGGCAACCACGACGTCACCCGGATCGCCACCCGCCTGGGCGACGCAAAGACTGCCCTGGCGGTGGCGCTGCTGCTGACCGTGGGCGGCATCCCGTCGATCTACTACGGGGATGAGCAGGCCTTCCGCGGGGAGAAGACCGAGCGGCTCGGCGGCGACGACGAGGTACGGCCCGCCTTTCCCGCCGACCCCGAGCGGCTCTCGCCCCTGGGAGCGCCGATGCTGCGCCTGCACCAGGACCTGATCGCCCTGCGCCGCCGCAACCCGTGGCTGGCGACGGCCACCACGGTGACCCGTCACCTCGACAACCGCGCCTACAGTTACGACACGCTGGGCCCCGACGGGCAGCGGCTCGCCGTCGAACTGCGCCTGGAGCCGGCCCCGGTCGCCGTCGTCACCGCCCCCGGCGGGCAGGTGCTGCGCATCGGGGGCGACGCCGACAGCAGTCAGTGACGGTGCGGGTGGAAGGTCGTGTCATCCAGGGCACGGATCACCCGGGCCGGGTTGCCCAC
This genomic window contains:
- a CDS encoding alpha-amylase family protein, with translation MSSWSDSCIWWHVYPLGFTGAPVRPTEAERVLTPRLDALEPWLDYLIALGANGLALGPVFTSETHGYDTVDFYSIDPRLGDDAAFDRLISACHRRGINVMLDGVFNHVGTAHPSFRAAMAGDKRAQELFRLEHTDAGVTHRDFEGHRGLAALNHDSDAVVELVADVMRHWLRRGAMAWRLDAAYAVPPEFWARVLPQVREEFPEAWFMGEVIHGDYADIVTRSGMDSVTQYELWKAIWSSLLDENFFELDWCLKRHNELLPTFTPMTFIGNHDVTRIATRLGDAKTALAVALLLTVGGIPSIYYGDEQAFRGEKTERLGGDDEVRPAFPADPERLSPLGAPMLRLHQDLIALRRRNPWLATATTVTRHLDNRAYSYDTLGPDGQRLAVELRLEPAPVAVVTAPGGQVLRIGGDADSSQ